A DNA window from Acetobacter aceti NBRC 14818 contains the following coding sequences:
- a CDS encoding efflux RND transporter periplasmic adaptor subunit → MARSIRKYSGLLLVAGVLVVVSGYVIVERMHADHEVARVTEHSAIPDVEVVTPEPGAKTVALTLPGTVDAWYQAPIYPQASGYVKMWYKDFGSDVKAGDVLADINAPSLDAQFAQAKADLDAQSAKYNLTVVSANRWHAMAQSQAVSGQSVSVADANRKSGYAEMQASQHNLDRFEALEKFKTVVAPFDGVVTSRDINVGDYVSAGGGEHSANGDANQMFVVSDMHKMRLFLSVPEVFSYMLKPGLTATVSVPQFPNRTFKAQFLTIAKGYDPNTRTAVTEFTIDNPNHLLWPGTFASVHLTSPAEGGIWQIPTSTLVFQEAGMQVAVVSNDNHAHFRSITVGRMADTRTDVISGLQPGDRIIRNPPADLLDNQEVRVVVPAKGYEREDEEIEG, encoded by the coding sequence ATGGCGCGCTCGATCCGTAAATATTCCGGATTGCTTCTGGTTGCTGGCGTTCTCGTTGTGGTTTCGGGGTACGTTATTGTTGAACGGATGCACGCCGATCATGAGGTGGCGCGCGTAACTGAGCACAGCGCCATTCCGGATGTGGAGGTTGTCACGCCGGAACCCGGCGCAAAGACTGTAGCCTTGACACTGCCGGGGACGGTGGACGCCTGGTATCAGGCGCCGATCTATCCACAGGCATCCGGTTACGTGAAGATGTGGTATAAGGATTTTGGGTCTGATGTGAAGGCCGGAGACGTTCTGGCAGACATCAATGCGCCCAGTCTTGATGCTCAGTTTGCACAGGCGAAGGCGGATCTGGATGCTCAGTCAGCAAAGTATAATCTGACTGTGGTCAGTGCCAACCGCTGGCATGCAATGGCACAGTCTCAGGCTGTCTCCGGACAGTCTGTTTCTGTAGCCGATGCCAATCGGAAATCCGGTTATGCCGAAATGCAGGCATCACAACATAATCTGGATCGTTTTGAAGCTCTTGAAAAATTCAAGACTGTAGTGGCTCCTTTTGATGGAGTGGTGACATCCCGTGATATCAATGTGGGAGATTATGTCAGCGCGGGTGGAGGCGAGCATTCCGCCAATGGCGACGCGAACCAGATGTTCGTCGTTTCCGATATGCACAAGATGAGACTGTTTCTTTCTGTGCCAGAAGTTTTCTCCTATATGCTCAAGCCGGGCCTGACTGCTACGGTATCCGTTCCCCAGTTCCCGAACCGGACATTCAAAGCGCAATTTCTGACCATCGCCAAAGGTTATGATCCGAATACACGCACAGCAGTCACGGAATTTACGATTGATAATCCGAACCATCTGCTCTGGCCGGGCACTTTTGCTTCCGTGCATCTGACATCACCCGCAGAAGGCGGCATCTGGCAGATTCCGACCTCGACTCTGGTGTTTCAGGAGGCAGGAATGCAGGTGGCCGTTGTTTCCAATGACAACCACGCGCATTTCCGGTCCATCACGGTCGGCAGAATGGCTGACACACGCACGGACGTGATTTCCGGACTTCAGCCGGGTGATCGGATTATTCGTAATCCTCCTGCCGATCTTCTGGACAATCAGGAAGTTCGTGTTGTGGTTCCGGCCAAAGGCTATGAGCGTGAAGATGAGGAGATCGAAGGATGA